In the genome of Populus nigra chromosome 19, ddPopNigr1.1, whole genome shotgun sequence, the window aaacaaaaacaaatgtagtccaaaacaaacaataaaaatattagcacACATTATTAACTATTTAAATGTATATAATAAAATGGTTTATCGGTAAAGAAATGGGTGTTATGGATTGATTCAATCTTTTGCTccctactttttattttaatatagatttttttataatttttatatattcttattgTTGCCaataaatgcaataaaaataagacgcgcgcatatatatatatatatatatatatatatatatatatatatatatatatatataaagaattaaatagaaaattggAAGAAAGCTGAACGAAGGGACCATATTAAACACGTTTtaaccagttaaaaaaaaaaaagatcatatggaccataataagaaaatataaaaaaaggggaCCAAATATATATGACTaatccaaagaaaaacaaagagaaaactcAGTACCACTGGCCTCCAAAAATTCTCCTCCTCTCGTCCATCCATGGCTCCACTCTCTTCTTGCTCCTCTCTCCaccctctctcttctctctctcccccttcctcttcttcttcaaaaacaCGTCACTTTCTTCCAAAACTACCCCCCTCGAAGCCTGAAATCCCCTCTCTCCCCCGCTTCTCCTTTATCAACCATAATAGCAACTATAAACTCTATCACCACCAAGCCACACCAAGCCTTCTTTTTCAGCCACAATTTTTGCTCAGTGGCTTGGATACTCCTTTGGATACCCAAACTGCCCTCTCTATTATCAGTGTCTTTGCTGCCATTGCTCTTTCTCTGTTCCTGGGCCTGAAGGTAATCTGCATTCCTTTTCGTTTTCATGTTTTCCTTCATTTCTTGCTTTTAGTTTTACGAGTGCtgaaaaattttagattttgattcaTTAATCTTAATGGGTTTTTGCAGGGGGATCCTGTGCCTTGTGAGAGGTGTGCAGGAAATGgtaacttctttttcttttttagcttttcGGGTTTTGATGATTATGTTTGATGAAAGCTTTAAGCATTACTTTTAATTGCTTGTTGTGGAAATGTTAACAATGAGTGCATGAATTATCCCACCAAAGTGAACTAACAAATGTTGAATAGTTTAGCAGTTAGCTCAGGACTCATAAATTTGAAGTTTTAGGACTGCCAATATTTAGAACATTGGAGTTATATTATTGAAACGAAGGCAGCACCAAATTTCGATGCTTATTGTGTCAATTTGGGTTTGTGATGGTGTTTTTGTGACCGTTGTGtcaatttattggtttatgttTTGGTATCTTTACTATTTGGTTTAGGTCAATGTGTTCAATAATTAACCTGTTTCTGAAATGGATGCTTTCAgtttaattttgagttaaacAGGTCTGTTTAGTGCCAACGTTTGGGGGTTTTCTTGGCAATTCAGTGTTGTGTTTGAGTTCTGTAATCATGTCATTATTGAAAATACCACCTCTCTCCAAAGAAACTCCACTCTGCGACTGGATTCATTATAGCAGCATAGTTTGACAAACTGTAATGGAGACCTGCACTGGAAGCTTGGCTGTGAGACCTGAATTTGAGCAGGAGAGAAAGCAACTCAATTCAGCTTATTGTTAGAAGCACTACGTTCAAAACTGACTATTATGTGCAGCCTTCTCTCGCTGTTAGCAGAAGTCCTATTAATTTTGTGTTCTCATTGGATTATTGCATTAATTGGAAAGAGTGTGTCTTAATTGAACTTGTTACGATGTATAGGCGGCACAAAATGTGTGTTTTGCAATGATGGCAAGATGAAGCAAGAAACAGGCTTGATGGATTGCAGGGTGTGCAAGGGTGCAGGTAGAATCTCTCATGTTCAGATAGCTGTCACTAGCACCAATGGTGTTTTTTGATATCCAAGTATTTAGTATATGATTGATAACCTCACTTCTGTTCTTGATTACCATTAGAGTATCATTAGTTAATTCTATATAACCAGCTAGTGCATTCAGATGCAAAAATATAACTTCCCAACTCCATTCATGGAAAATTTTTGCAAGTGGATATTATTTCACTCTTGATTGTTGAACAATGTTAGTTTTAGGCGCTATCTAATTTGActcaattttaaattcaaagtgACAAGGACATATTAAATCGCAAACTATTTGATCTGTTCACTCTCATTTGCTCCTGATTGCCTTTGTAGGATTGATACTCTGCAAGAAGTGTGCGGGTTCTGGCTATTCCAAACGCTTATGAACTTCAGATGTATTCTGCATGAATCACATATTTTTGGCCTGTAACACAAATTTGCTGAaggtttaattcttttttccagttcttcactttttttatatttatttttccatattCTGTAAATTATTTTCCCTCTTCTCTCATATCCAACTTTATTATGTAATTGCAATGAGGTGGGGATAACAGAAATGTAAATACTAATGTagctatcttttaattttaagatcatTTGATTCTTTAAGCCATCTCCAGCTGGCCAGATGAATTTCTCAAAAAAGGGAGTTCATtgtgtttctttctttatttcttttgccCTTTGGTTTTGTTCTTTGAATGTGAGCAATCCTTAAATAATTCGGCACCATGGAGAGAAAATATTATTGCATGACTGTGAGCAATCCTTACATTATTCCGCACCatggagagggaaaaaaaatattattgcatgACGTAAGCTGGGCCTGTGGATATGAAATTTGTCAGCATTTTCTTGTGAATTTCCCACCTGAAATATCCCTTAGGCCTTAAACATCAGTTGATAGTGTACGCTTCGTAGattatagatatttttaaactttaaagtcCGCCTTCTCTTTTAATCGGGGTAACGTTTTTAAGAATGCATCCCAACCCTGAGAGAACTATATTCTTACTGAAAATAACTATCGTAGGAACTTCGAGCACAGGGCATTGGAAATTATTCTAAAATGATCAGAAATTATTTCCATGTAGAGAATTTCCCAGTTGCAGTAAGTTTCTTGTCTTTATGCTGGATTGTTAGTCTTTCCGATTGGCATGTAATTACTAAAATTGCAGTTTTACTTCCATGTGACCTTGGAGTCTTGCTTGCTAtagattgtttttgaattaacgAGGCATCTTAGAGATAAGAAACCATATGATAGAAGAATTGATTAGAAAATGAATTGATCCAAAACAACCACAGGCTGGTGCTATTGTAAATGTGTCTGATCTGTTAGTATCCCTAGCATGACCTTTCAGCGTACTGTGAAATCCACCGTCTATTTTCCAAATACAATTTTCTCAGCttggaattcaaaacaaaatcactAGAACTGCGTGCATCTCCTCGGTTTAACACAGACAAAATTCTGTTTCCTCTTATGGTAGGGGACTGGGAATGCAGGGCTTTGTTGAGCTTGATCTATAGTCAAGCGGTATATGGTTCTGCAATAAATTGCTATTTTATGACTGTTTTCTATCTTTTGACAAgtctaatttatctttttaggGTAGATGTTTGCAGCTTTCTGTTAGAGAGTTCTAATGCTCGCCACGTAATCCACAAAGAAAGAATTGTCTATTGGTATTCTCTGCTGGCAGTATGTGACAAACACAAACAGTGAAATAGAGAAGCATCTAAAGTACTTTGTCCTGCCCAACCAAACCATACAAAAATCCAGAAACAACAAGCCATCTGTCTAATAAAGATATTCTAAGAACTTAAAAGAAAGCCGGCTCTTTTGACTCTTTCCTTGTTCTAGCTCTGTGCTTCTATCCCTCTCCTTCTTAATCCCCACTTCTTCAAGTCTTCCCTCACCATCAGAGAGAGATGTCCAACATAACTACCGGTGCCGCCGCTGCTGAGCAGCCATATGAGGTTGATGAATGCCGTGGAGTCCTTCGCGTGTACAGTGATGGCTCAATCTGGCGTTCTTTTGAACCAAGCTTCAAAGTTCCTGTCCATGATGATGGTTCTGTTGTCTGGAAAGATGCTTTCTTTGACTCCACGCATGATCTCCACCTCCGTCTCTACAAACCAGCTTCCCCCTCTTCCACAAAGCTCCCTATCTTCTACTACATCCATGGTGGTGGCTTTTGCATTGGCTCCCGTGCTTGGCCTAACTGCCAGAATTACTGCTTTAAGCTTGCCTTGGACCTCCAAGCTGTGATAATTTCGCCTGACTATCGCCTGGCTCCAGAGAACCGGCTCCCAGCTGCCATTGAGGATGGTTACATGGCCGTGAAATGGCTCCAAGCACAAGCTATGTCTGAAGAGCCGGACACCTGGTTGACCGATGTTGCTGATTTCAGCAAGGTGTTCATTTCTGGTGATTCAGCTGGTGGGAACATTGCTCATAACCTGGCAGTTCGGTTAGGAGCTGGTTCTCCAGAGTTGGCTCCGGTTCTTGTTAGGGGTTATGTTCTTTTGGCACCCTTTTTCGGCGGGACAGTGAAGAGTAAATCAGAGGCCGAGGGACCGAAAGAAGCATTCCTGAATTGGGAGCTTATCGACAGGTTTGTACACACCATTTTTCACGCTACCATTACTAGTTGTCAGACTAGACTCAAAGTTTAACTCGAATCAATCTATATTCTGAGTACTATTTGGTTTCCTGAGAAGTTACTTTTTCATTTAAACGTGGCTAGGTTTTGGAGGCTGTCTATTCCCATAGGAGATACAACTGATCATCCACTGGTGAACCCATTTGGACCACAAAGCCGGAGTCTTGAACCATTGGAACTTGATCCAGTCCTGGTAGTGATGGGAGGTAGTGATCTGCTCAAAGATCGAGCCAAGGACTATGCAGAGAGACTCCAAGAATGGGGAAAAGATATCCAGTATGTTGAGTTTGAAGGACAGCAACATGGGTTCTTTACCATTAACCCTAACTCCGAACCAGCTACTAAACTGATGCAAATCATCAAAACTTTCATAATTGAAAAATCCACCTAGTACCTGTTTGCCACCTCCACTATAATAAACTTGTATGagctaaaataaaatgatacaaacttttattattcttatatggGATTTAATGATTAGTTGATTCCTacttaatttaacataaaactttattctgattaaattttaaattggtgATTCAGTCACTAAATTAAACCGggtttaatattaaattcataaacTGCCAAAAGTATTAAAGCCTGGTATTCTCCCTAGAAACCAAATCTCTCATCATTCCAAAAGCTAACTATTTATATCATAAAGCTTACGGTAATATTGTGAGGTTTTGAAAGTAATTTATCcatagcttttttttatgattatacaAGAGAGAAAGttcaaaagaataataacatatgtcagtataattattattattagtttaaaATAAAGGATGGGCACATATAAAACGAGTGATGATTTCTTTTAGAACTGGATTCGGCATAAATTGGCTCTAATCAAATCCACTGagaaatttattatcaatatgGATTGAGTCACTGTATTCAAATACTAGTAATTAGatgaaatgattaaataaatataaaaacaatcggaattatttcttaaaaatggaGCCATAGATCCAATTAGGAAATTCATTACTCAAAAATCACCAGAAATTCAAAGATAAAGGCAAAATTTGATAGCATTTACAATAGAATGATGAATCCTTGTGCAAATTTACTTGCCAAATGAAGGGATCAGGAAAGTAACTGAACAGCTCTTTCTTGCACTGCTATGAACGGGAACACCTTTTTGCTGTAGCATACAGGAAGGCAAAAATCTGCACCTTGTCTTCTTTCAGGGGCAAGCAATCTTCTAAGATCATTTACTTTGAGCCTCCCTACAATGGAAATAATGTTATCAGAGTTTGTTAATACTTCTTACCTTGGTCTCCGTCTTTTATAAGATTGAGATCCTGATGGACCTCCGCTATCAATATCGCCCCccgcctttcttttcttcttgttggcTTCTTCTAGTTGCAGATTGTACCGAACAAACATCTGATCTCGTAGACGATGTTGTTCATGTTGATTCTGCTCTTTGCATACCAACTTCTCGGCTAGGCTCCTGTCTAGGCTGTATCTGCCAGACCCATCACAAGTCTGGCTCAAGATACGAATGGCTAGTTTCTGCAACTCGGGGCAGCGATTACCATAGACCGACCACCACAGGTCTGCAATTGATGTTACATAGAATACAAGTTTAATGTAGCCTTACTCAATACTGAATGCGCGAAATAATTTTCTAAGTATCCTGAAAGAAGTTACTTTACCTGGATGAGCATTGTTCATTTCACCTTCAGCGTATCCGTTCTCGAAATCACCATCGGCTCGGCAGTACTGGGCTGCCTGTTTATTAATAAGGTATTGAATACGCTGATCGTTTTCCATCCGAATAACGGAGCATTGAAGTCCACTCGAGACTTCAGTGTCCAGATGGAAatttctattataaaaaaaggtgGGATTTAGGTAATAAGCAGCAGCATGGAGAGGGCTATGAAGAAAATCATCCCATATTTCGTCAATCAATTCCCACAGCGGAATGTGTCCGGACTTACTGTCTCTGAACTCATACTGTATTGCCTCCTTTATCTGATCCATTGTTTCATATATGAAGCCAATCGAAGGCTTGTTATCGGCACTGATCTTGTCAACAACACGGATGAGTGCGGTTGTTGCCTTTGATGCCATTCCTGCTCTCTTCCAAAAAGAAGAACTCTTCACCAAACCAGCTGCCTTCTTGCCTTCCACTTGCTGTGACCAAAAACAAGATTTCCACTCTAATGAAGTGAACATTTCTTTCAGTTCTTCTTTGTAGGAGAGGATGCTCTCCAGGATCAAAAAGGGAATTGCCGACCTCATCTTTGAAGGCTTGAAAAGGTTCTCCCTTTCAGAGCCTGTGAAGTCTCTAAACATCTTAAGAACTGCTGCATTGTTGTGAACAAACCTGACAAGGCTTGTTGCCTCATCCAACACCCTTCTAATGTCATTTACAGCAGCAATCTTCTCTAGCATGAGACCCATGCAATCTGATGCACTTACGGCCCAGAAAATGTGCATATGACTCTTCCTAATCTGCTTGATAACCGGAAACATCCAGCTTGTTATGGAACAAGTCATGACCTGAACAACATTTTGTTGCCCAACCTCCTCAATAACACCATCTAATAAGTTCTGCAAGGCAACAGTGTTGCCAGTTATATCTGTAATATCAGCTGACCGCAGATAAACAAGACCATCCGGGCAATCTACCAGGAAATTGACCAAGCACCGATCATTTCCATCTACCCATTCATCCATCAGAATGGTACAGCCACTGGAAGCccatgtttttctaattttttccacCTTTTCCTGCACGTCCTTTAACTTTTCTTCCAGAACCTCAAAATCTAGTTCATAAGAAATGGTTTCACCGAATATCCCCTGAAACCTTGGCGGATCTGAAAGCTTTACATTGATCCCCGTTTCGAGGAAGTATTCGGCAACTTCGTTTGAAACCGAGGTTTGTgattctccttctctttctacCAGCAACCCTCCTGTCCATGCATTAACTGCAGCTGCACTTTGATCATTCCTAGGATGGTCTGACTCTTGAACGAGACTTTTGCCTTTCGCTTCAAGAATTTGCCACCTGAATTGCTCCCTGACATTAAGGGGAGCAGCATCACAAGGAGCAACATCGCCCCTAACACCTCCTATGTGGAACTTTAGTCGATAAAATCCACTCACCACCTTGTCACAAAACTTGCATTGAACTTTACTCTTTCTGTCATCCAATGAGACACCATACTCATGGATGCTGACGGAGGTGACGTCATCGTTTAATCGTGCCATTTTCTGATCTCGAGaagaaacttgaaaaataaacaagaggaagTAAAACAGTCAATACAAGAATTAATTGCtagaaattatcaataaatatattaataatgcaTAATTGTCaatcatatttaaattaaaatgttatatatttttcttttgaaaaaaaagaatgttgatAAAGTTTTTCATGGGGTTTTGCTCtataatcttttgttttttttttttttggagaacaAAACTTGACGTATaggttattaatttcaaattttaattttctctattaattaaattacgcagataaatttataagagttttttttttaaattacaacttGCACGAGAAAGGGATCAAAGTGAGACCAATATATGTTTCCACTGGATAAGATAATTGAATCAAACACTAGAATCCAATGGATATTTAAAGCattaaaaccaaatttaaaaattgagtaTAATCTAAACTCTGAAATGGTaagatatcaattaaaattttaattagaaaagaaataaaagagttttttggtaacattaaattaaatacatcATCTGGTTATTCGAtccaatttttcttttgaaagaaaatatggaATCCAAattctttcatatatatttaaattaatttttttttgggagaattgcttgttttatattttttaaaaacaatcttaaTAACTTAGCAGCCTATGTGTGCAAGTGTGTAcgaatgtgtgtgtgtttgaaaaaagaaattctttcaATAAAAAGTTCATAATCGAGTAATAATTATAGTAGAACAccttgaaattgaaaggaaccATATTAATGATTAGTTTCAAGTTTAGAGTTgacaaaattatttcaataacaatttcataagttctatttattttttcatttcaaaaacgtttttaaaaatttctttactttaaattaatattttcttgatgtttttagatcattttaatgcattgatatcaaaaataatttttttaaaaataaaaaaatatattattttgatatttttctagtaaaaaatattttaaaaaacaaccgtaacCACAACATGTCTAAATCCATTATATCAAGCTTCATCAATAGAATAAGTATTAATAGGATAAAATCATTAATACAGTGAAGtacttgtattttaaaaataattaatgttaaattcaaAAAGCAATGGaattaacaaattttttgaAGAGACATATATCTTAATGggaagattaattaattaacaaaaacattcaAAGAAAAAGGCATTAAATTTATGAAACACAGAAACTCTTTTATATACCGAGcagcatttttcttctttttccttgctCTTTCTAATGgcataaatttaacaaatatatatatatatatggaggtAATTAATGCAAATctcaacaaaaagataaaaaatatcaatattaattaaattttaatcaaactattCACGTATGCTTTCAACTATATAATAACATACATGCATAGAAACCAAAAAGCTCAAGTACTGATCATaaagaaatctaaaatattCTTAGTAAAAGCATaggcatgaaattaaaaggaaagggAATTAATGTAATTAGATAATATATACAATATGGAGATGAAAATGAAGTTGATTTTTCTATCAGCCACAACATTGCAAGGTTGAGAGAGATCGATGAGATGGAGtgctttagtttttattttattataaaacaagaaTATTCCAATATGTGATGCAAGTTTTACTATATCAAAAATCCATCagagtaattttataattttatatatagtttcatATAaagataggtttttttttttttagatttcatctaCTATTTAATTCTGGTTATGTCTTTACTATTTCTGAAATACATGtctcttatatataaaatatctgtATGTTAATTCAAATCTAAACTATTTAagtaagttaattaaaaattgattgtttAAAAGTGCTAATCTATACTCTTTTTTAGGAGAATtgcttgtttaatattttttttaaaacaaatatattcataatttaacaaaagttCGAAATCAAGTAATAATTATAGCATAACAccttgaaattgaaatgaacCATTTTAATACTTATTTCAAAGTGAGAGTTGAATGGttagaaatataaataatcttGTAAATAATCAGATTTTGGTCAAAATTGTTTGAGTAAATTAACCGGCAATAACAAGCTTTGTCAATGAGATAAGGTTATTGTAGCGAAGtagttgtgttttaaaataaataattaatgttaaattcaaaaaaatgtggattaaactattttttaaaagctatcTAATTAAATGGGAAaactcattaattaattaattagatcacCAAACATTCAAAGAAAAGGGCATTAAATATATggggaaaaaattaaatcttttatcaGTCGCCATTCTTTTCTTCCCCTTGCTCTTCTAATGGCATAAATTTAACAA includes:
- the LOC133680651 gene encoding protein disulfide-isomerase LQY1, chloroplastic; the encoded protein is MAPLSSCSSLHPLSSLSPPSSSSSKTRHFLPKLPPSKPEIPSLPRFSFINHNSNYKLYHHQATPSLLFQPQFLLSGLDTPLDTQTALSIISVFAAIALSLFLGLKGDPVPCERCAGNGGTKCVFCNDGKMKQETGLMDCRVCKGAGLILCKKCAGSGYSKRL
- the LOC133680650 gene encoding carboxylesterase 15-like; this encodes MSNITTGAAAAEQPYEVDECRGVLRVYSDGSIWRSFEPSFKVPVHDDGSVVWKDAFFDSTHDLHLRLYKPASPSSTKLPIFYYIHGGGFCIGSRAWPNCQNYCFKLALDLQAVIISPDYRLAPENRLPAAIEDGYMAVKWLQAQAMSEEPDTWLTDVADFSKVFISGDSAGGNIAHNLAVRLGAGSPELAPVLVRGYVLLAPFFGGTVKSKSEAEGPKEAFLNWELIDRFWRLSIPIGDTTDHPLVNPFGPQSRSLEPLELDPVLVVMGGSDLLKDRAKDYAERLQEWGKDIQYVEFEGQQHGFFTINPNSEPATKLMQIIKTFIIEKST
- the LOC133680232 gene encoding uncharacterized protein LOC133680232, which produces MARLNDDVTSVSIHEYGVSLDDRKSKVQCKFCDKVVSGFYRLKFHIGGVRGDVAPCDAAPLNVREQFRWQILEAKGKSLVQESDHPRNDQSAAAVNAWTGGLLVEREGESQTSVSNEVAEYFLETGINVKLSDPPRFQGIFGETISYELDFEVLEEKLKDVQEKVEKIRKTWASSGCTILMDEWVDGNDRCLVNFLVDCPDGLVYLRSADITDITGNTVALQNLLDGVIEEVGQQNVVQVMTCSITSWMFPVIKQIRKSHMHIFWAVSASDCMGLMLEKIAAVNDIRRVLDEATSLVRFVHNNAAVLKMFRDFTGSERENLFKPSKMRSAIPFLILESILSYKEELKEMFTSLEWKSCFWSQQVEGKKAAGLVKSSSFWKRAGMASKATTALIRVVDKISADNKPSIGFIYETMDQIKEAIQYEFRDSKSGHIPLWELIDEIWDDFLHSPLHAAAYYLNPTFFYNRNFHLDTEVSSGLQCSVIRMENDQRIQYLINKQAAQYCRADGDFENGYAEGEMNNAHPDLWWSVYGNRCPELQKLAIRILSQTCDGSGRYSLDRSLAEKLVCKEQNQHEQHRLRDQMFVRYNLQLEEANKKKRKAGGDIDSGGPSGSQSYKRRRPR